Proteins encoded together in one Paracoccus sp. SMMA_5_TC window:
- a CDS encoding HesB/IscA family protein gives MFSIPGKSPVTLTPAAERQIARLMAAKSANGLRIGLKKGGCAGMEYTLELADTPAPGDEIVEQGDARLLIAPTAQMFLFGTEIDYETGLLESGFRFRNPNVTESCGCGESVSFGTAPTARADG, from the coding sequence ATGTTTTCGATCCCCGGCAAAAGCCCCGTCACCCTCACCCCGGCCGCCGAACGCCAGATCGCGCGGCTGATGGCTGCAAAATCGGCCAACGGGCTGCGCATCGGCCTGAAGAAGGGCGGCTGCGCCGGCATGGAATATACGCTGGAACTGGCCGACACCCCCGCGCCCGGCGACGAGATCGTGGAACAGGGCGATGCCCGGCTGCTGATCGCACCCACGGCGCAGATGTTCCTGTTCGGAACGGAAATCGATTATGAAACGGGCCTGCTGGAATCCGGTTTCCGCTTTCGCAACCCCAATGTCACCGAAAGCTGCGGATGCGGCGAATCGGTGAGTTTCGGCACCGCTCCGACAGCGCGCGCGGATGGTTGA
- a CDS encoding GNAT family N-acetyltransferase: MFGRRRPLLLETERMVLRLPAHADFAQWVALRVESREFLTPWEPVWAADHLSRRSFTNRVYWAQRARRNATALPLFLMRRDGVLLGAITLDNIRRGPAQSATIGYWIGRPHARQGYMREAIAALVQHAFGPLDLSRIEAACLPENTPSRGVLEKSGFKYEGVAQSYLQINGRWRNHVLYANLRNDRRGKTEVR; this comes from the coding sequence ATGTTCGGCCGGCGCCGTCCGCTGCTTCTCGAGACAGAGCGGATGGTGCTGCGCCTGCCTGCGCACGCCGATTTCGCGCAATGGGTGGCGCTGCGCGTGGAAAGCCGCGAGTTCCTGACCCCTTGGGAACCCGTCTGGGCCGCTGACCACCTGTCGCGGCGCAGCTTTACCAATCGTGTCTATTGGGCGCAGCGCGCGCGCCGGAATGCCACCGCGCTGCCGCTGTTTCTGATGCGGCGCGACGGTGTGCTGCTAGGCGCGATCACCCTGGACAACATCCGGCGCGGCCCGGCGCAATCGGCCACCATCGGCTACTGGATCGGGCGTCCGCATGCGCGCCAGGGATACATGCGCGAAGCCATTGCCGCGTTGGTCCAGCATGCGTTCGGTCCGCTGGACCTCAGCCGGATCGAGGCGGCCTGCCTGCCCGAGAACACCCCTTCGCGGGGGGTGCTGGAAAAGTCCGGGTTCAAGTATGAGGGCGTCGCGCAAAGCTATCTTCAGATCAACGGCCGCTGGCGCAACCATGTGCTTTACGCCAACCTGCGCAATGACCGCCGCGGCAAGACCGAGGTGCGGTGA
- a CDS encoding LysR family transcriptional regulator, with product MDRIDGLRAFVAVVDAGSFTRAGERLGISNKLVSKYVAAVERQQGITLLNRTTRSLSLTPAGERFTAAARRVLAAVEELHAQTHADRGALAGRLRITAPVSFGEMFAVTLTQDFVDRHPGVSLDLNLSDRYVDLAAEGFDLALRIGVLADSSLIGRRIGSTETWVVASPDYLARAPVPQHPDDLRAHRNIRDSNAAVATRASFVIDGQQVSVPLPGQITVNSAAALRQLALHGKGVAIIPRFMVAQDVAQGRLIRVLAQFPGPQLDIQALYLPQAFIPPRVTAYLDHLRQALAPQLAKAPLRDS from the coding sequence ATGGATCGCATCGACGGGTTGCGCGCCTTTGTCGCGGTGGTGGACGCGGGGTCGTTCACCCGCGCGGGTGAGCGGTTGGGCATCTCGAACAAGCTGGTCAGCAAATATGTCGCCGCGGTGGAACGCCAGCAGGGGATTACCCTGCTCAATCGCACTACCCGGTCGCTGTCGCTGACACCGGCGGGCGAGCGCTTTACCGCCGCCGCCCGCCGGGTTCTGGCCGCGGTCGAGGAGCTGCACGCCCAGACCCATGCCGATCGCGGCGCGCTTGCGGGCCGGTTGCGCATCACCGCCCCTGTCAGCTTTGGCGAAATGTTTGCCGTCACCCTGACCCAGGATTTCGTCGACCGCCATCCCGGCGTCAGCCTGGACCTGAACCTGAGCGACCGCTATGTCGATCTGGCCGCCGAGGGCTTCGATCTGGCCCTGCGCATCGGCGTGCTGGCCGATTCCAGCCTGATCGGGCGGCGCATCGGCAGCACCGAAACCTGGGTGGTCGCCAGCCCCGACTATCTGGCCCGGGCGCCGGTGCCGCAACATCCCGACGATCTGCGCGCGCATCGCAACATCCGCGACAGCAATGCCGCCGTGGCCACCCGTGCCAGCTTTGTCATCGACGGCCAGCAGGTCAGCGTGCCCCTGCCCGGCCAGATCACCGTGAACAGCGCGGCGGCGCTGCGGCAACTGGCGCTGCACGGCAAGGGGGTGGCGATCATCCCCCGCTTCATGGTGGCGCAGGACGTGGCCCAGGGTCGGCTGATCCGGGTGCTGGCACAATTCCCCGGCCCGCAGCTGGACATTCAGGCGCTGTATCTGCCGCAGGCGTTCATCCCGCCGCGGGTGACGGCTTATCTGGATCACCTGCGCCAGGCCCTGGCGCCACAGCTGGCGAAAGCACCGCTCCGGGATTCATGA
- a CDS encoding SURF1 family protein produces MRRYLFPLILGVVGCAILVGLGLWQLQRLEWKQALLDDIQQRIDGPPVALPRTVTPDMKYLPVAVSGATTGEEIDVLSGTREGAGYQVITGLVTDDGRRILVDLGFVDQDHKREPRPPVHLEIVGNLHWPDEAGGATPAPNLERNIWFARDVPAMARHLDTEPVLVVAARVTGDSHGVVPRPIGIEGIPNNHLSYAVQWFLIALAWAGMTVGLIWRIRQRRF; encoded by the coding sequence ATGCGCCGATACCTGTTTCCGTTGATCCTGGGGGTTGTGGGCTGCGCGATCCTGGTGGGATTGGGCCTGTGGCAGTTGCAGCGGCTTGAATGGAAGCAGGCCTTGCTGGACGACATCCAGCAGCGTATCGACGGCCCGCCCGTGGCGCTGCCCCGGACTGTTACGCCGGACATGAAATATCTGCCGGTTGCAGTCTCCGGGGCCACGACCGGAGAGGAAATCGATGTGCTGTCCGGCACCCGCGAAGGTGCAGGCTATCAGGTCATCACCGGGCTGGTCACCGATGACGGTCGGCGGATTCTGGTCGATCTGGGTTTTGTGGACCAGGATCACAAGCGTGAACCGCGGCCCCCTGTGCATCTCGAAATTGTCGGCAACCTGCACTGGCCGGACGAGGCAGGGGGCGCGACCCCTGCGCCGAACCTTGAGCGCAATATCTGGTTTGCGCGAGACGTGCCGGCGATGGCGCGGCATCTGGACACCGAGCCGGTGCTGGTCGTCGCCGCCAGGGTAACGGGCGACAGCCACGGCGTGGTGCCGCGTCCCATCGGCATCGAGGGCATCCCGAACAATCATCTCAGCTATGCGGTTCAGTGGTTCCTGATCGCGCTGGCTTGGGCGGGGATGACAGTGGGTCTGATCTGGCGTATCAGGCAACGCAGATTCTAG
- a CDS encoding DoxX family protein translates to MNTDTTLRNAELAALILRLSTGLWFVIHGLIKVFVFTPAGTAGYFESIGLPGVLGYLTIAAEVLGGLALLAGIGTRLVSLLLAAVLLGAAWFGHGSAGFTFSNAGGGWEYPVLWAVVMLTLSLLGDGAWSLARRGRTTAAG, encoded by the coding sequence ATGAACACCGACACCACGCTGCGCAATGCTGAACTGGCCGCCCTGATCCTGCGGCTTTCGACGGGCCTTTGGTTCGTGATCCACGGCCTGATCAAGGTCTTTGTCTTTACCCCCGCTGGCACCGCCGGCTATTTCGAGTCGATCGGCCTGCCGGGTGTGCTGGGCTATCTGACCATCGCGGCCGAGGTGCTGGGTGGTCTGGCCCTGCTGGCGGGGATCGGCACGCGCCTGGTCTCGTTGCTGCTGGCGGCGGTGCTGCTTGGCGCGGCCTGGTTCGGGCATGGCTCGGCCGGTTTTACCTTCAGCAATGCCGGCGGCGGCTGGGAATATCCGGTGCTGTGGGCGGTGGTGATGCTGACCCTGTCGCTGCTGGGCGATGGCGCCTGGTCGCTGGCCCGGCGCGGCCGGACCACCGCCGCCGGCTGA
- the tpiA gene encoding triose-phosphate isomerase has product MAPRKLAAGNWKMNGTLASLAEVDRLLSDHPAPGCDVLICPPATLIHALAARSGHIAVGGQDCHPQPAGAHTGDIAAAQLRDAGASHVILGHSERRSDHGETDALVAAKAQAAHAAGLVAVICVGETEAQRDAGETLAVISAQLAGSVPQGATAANTVIAYEPVWAIGTGRTPTGDQIAEVHALMRKELAARLSDGAEITLLYGGSVKPGNAAEIFAIAHVNGALVGGASLKADDFGPIIAALDAA; this is encoded by the coding sequence ATGGCCCCGCGCAAACTTGCCGCCGGCAATTGGAAGATGAATGGAACCCTGGCCTCGCTGGCCGAGGTCGATCGACTGCTGTCCGATCACCCGGCTCCGGGCTGCGACGTGCTGATCTGCCCGCCGGCGACCTTGATCCACGCCCTGGCGGCGCGGTCGGGTCATATCGCGGTCGGCGGTCAGGACTGCCATCCGCAGCCCGCCGGTGCGCACACCGGCGATATTGCCGCTGCGCAGCTGCGGGATGCGGGCGCCAGCCATGTGATCCTGGGCCATTCCGAGCGCCGCAGCGATCACGGCGAAACCGATGCCCTGGTCGCCGCCAAGGCGCAGGCCGCCCATGCCGCCGGCCTGGTCGCCGTGATCTGCGTGGGCGAGACCGAAGCCCAGCGCGATGCGGGCGAGACGCTGGCGGTGATTTCGGCGCAGCTGGCAGGATCGGTCCCGCAAGGCGCAACGGCCGCAAATACCGTCATCGCCTATGAGCCGGTCTGGGCCATCGGCACCGGCCGCACCCCGACCGGCGATCAGATCGCCGAGGTTCACGCCCTGATGCGCAAGGAATTGGCGGCACGCCTGTCCGATGGTGCAGAAATCACCCTGCTATATGGTGGTTCGGTCAAGCCGGGCAACGCAGCCGAGATCTTTGCCATCGCGCATGTGAATGGGGCGCTGGTCGGTGGCGCCAGCCTGAAGGCCGACGATTTCGGCCCGATCATCGCCGCGCTTGACGCGGCGTGA
- the thrC gene encoding threonine synthase: MRYVSTRGRAPVLGFEQAMMTGLARDGGLYLPETLPRFTVSDIARLDGLPYEEVALRVIQPFVGDSFSEAELAGAIQRAYAGFDHVARAPLRQLAPGQHLLELFHGPTLAFKDFAMQLIGQLFQLALARSGQRVTILGATSGDTGSAAIEAFRGLDNVDVFIMYPHDRVSEVQRRQMTTPADSNVHALAVDGTFDDCQARLKDLFNDHDFRDRVGLAGVNSINWARVLAQIVYYFSAAATLGAPLRPVDFSVPTGNFGDVLAGALARSMGLPVGKLWVATNHNDILYHALTEGEYRIGAVRPSISPSMDIQVSSNFERAIWLACGKDGDEVTRLMEELKTGGFSIRAGILHGLMATYCPGRASEQETLDTIATVFRETGTVICPHSAVGVKVAREQKRPEVPMVTLATAHPAKFPDAVERAIGQRPALPAHMADLFDRPERITRIDNDADAIRALILERRTA; encoded by the coding sequence ATGCGTTACGTTTCGACCCGGGGGCGGGCCCCGGTCTTGGGCTTCGAGCAGGCGATGATGACCGGGCTGGCGCGCGATGGCGGGCTTTATCTGCCCGAAACCTTGCCACGGTTCACCGTTTCCGACATCGCGCGCCTGGATGGCCTGCCCTATGAAGAGGTGGCGCTGCGGGTGATCCAGCCCTTTGTCGGCGACAGCTTTTCCGAGGCCGAACTGGCCGGCGCCATCCAGCGCGCCTATGCGGGTTTTGACCATGTGGCGCGGGCGCCGCTGCGGCAGCTGGCACCGGGTCAGCACCTGCTGGAACTGTTCCACGGGCCCACGCTGGCCTTCAAGGATTTCGCCATGCAGCTGATCGGCCAGCTGTTCCAGCTGGCGCTGGCGCGCTCGGGGCAGCGGGTGACCATTCTGGGCGCGACGTCGGGCGACACCGGCTCGGCGGCGATCGAGGCGTTTCGCGGGCTCGACAATGTCGATGTGTTCATCATGTATCCGCATGATCGGGTCAGCGAGGTGCAGCGTCGCCAGATGACGACGCCCGCCGACAGCAATGTGCACGCCCTGGCCGTGGACGGCACCTTTGACGATTGCCAGGCGCGGCTGAAGGATCTGTTCAACGATCATGACTTCCGCGATCGCGTGGGTCTGGCCGGGGTCAATTCCATCAACTGGGCCCGGGTTCTGGCGCAGATCGTCTATTACTTCAGCGCCGCGGCCACGCTGGGCGCACCCCTGCGTCCGGTGGACTTCAGCGTGCCGACCGGAAATTTCGGCGATGTTCTGGCCGGGGCATTGGCGCGCAGCATGGGCCTGCCGGTCGGCAAGCTGTGGGTGGCGACGAACCACAACGACATTCTCTATCACGCCCTGACCGAAGGCGAATACCGGATCGGTGCGGTGCGTCCCTCGATCAGCCCGTCGATGGACATTCAGGTCAGTTCCAATTTCGAGCGTGCGATCTGGCTGGCTTGCGGCAAGGACGGCGACGAGGTCACGCGCCTGATGGAGGAGCTGAAAACCGGCGGCTTTTCCATCCGCGCCGGCATCCTGCACGGTCTGATGGCGACCTATTGCCCGGGCCGCGCCTCGGAACAGGAAACGCTGGACACCATCGCCACCGTGTTCCGTGAAACCGGCACGGTGATCTGCCCCCATAGCGCCGTCGGGGTGAAGGTCGCGCGCGAACAGAAGCGCCCCGAGGTGCCGATGGTCACGCTGGCGACCGCGCATCCGGCCAAATTCCCCGATGCCGTCGAACGGGCCATTGGCCAGCGGCCGGCGCTGCCGGCGCATATGGCCGATCTGTTCGACCGGCCCGAGCGGATCACCCGCATCGACAACGATGCCGATGCCATCCGCGCCCTGATCCTGGAACGGAGGACGGCGTGA
- a CDS encoding methionine ABC transporter permease, whose amino-acid sequence MSANLIPILWGSTLQTLYMVLMSTVLGTLIGAPLGIFLATSRRGELLSAPLVNTALGLVVNAARSTPFIILVVAIIPFTRLIAGTSIGTTAAIVPLTIAAAPFIARLVETAIREVDAGLIEAARAMGATPLQIVRKVLVPEAMPGIILGLTLAVVSLIGYSAMVGAVGGGGLGDLGIRYGYQRFMPEVMLAVVLILIFLVQAVQSLGEWIAARFDKRAPRNRGR is encoded by the coding sequence ATGTCGGCTAACCTGATCCCGATCCTGTGGGGCTCGACCCTGCAAACGCTTTACATGGTGCTGATGTCGACGGTGCTGGGCACGTTGATCGGCGCGCCGCTGGGCATCTTCCTGGCCACCTCGCGCCGGGGGGAACTGCTGTCGGCGCCGCTGGTGAACACGGCGCTGGGGCTGGTGGTCAACGCGGCCCGTTCGACCCCGTTCATCATCCTGGTGGTGGCGATCATCCCCTTCACGCGGCTGATCGCCGGCACCTCGATCGGCACCACCGCCGCCATCGTGCCGCTGACCATCGCCGCCGCGCCCTTCATCGCCCGGCTGGTCGAAACCGCCATCCGCGAGGTCGATGCTGGCCTGATCGAGGCCGCCCGTGCCATGGGGGCCACGCCCTTGCAGATCGTGCGCAAGGTGCTGGTCCCCGAGGCGATGCCCGGCATCATCCTGGGGTTGACCTTGGCCGTGGTCAGCCTGATCGGCTATTCGGCCATGGTCGGCGCGGTCGGCGGCGGCGGCCTGGGCGACCTGGGCATCCGCTATGGCTATCAGCGCTTCATGCCCGAGGTGATGCTGGCCGTCGTCCTTATCCTGATTTTCCTGGTTCAGGCGGTGCAATCCCTTGGGGAATGGATCGCCGCCCGTTTCGACAAGCGCGCGCCCCGCAACCGGGGCCGGTAA
- a CDS encoding MetQ/NlpA family ABC transporter substrate-binding protein, with amino-acid sequence MRRFRLALAASILALGAGMAAAEDIKVGVTVGEHAQIMEQVAKVAETKGLNIQIIEFTDYVIPNQALNDGDLHANSFQHQPYLDNQIKDRGFDLVAVGKTITTPMGVYSDKLKSLDDLAEGAKVAIPNDPTNGGRALLLLQEKGLIKLAEGTGLTPTPLDVTENSRGLKFLELDAAQLPRALADADIAVINTNFALEAGLNPEKDAIAIEAAESPYANIIVVRSADKDAPWAKALVEAYHSDEVKAYIQGKYTGAVIPAW; translated from the coding sequence ATGCGCAGATTTCGCCTTGCCCTTGCCGCCTCGATCCTGGCGCTGGGCGCCGGCATGGCCGCGGCCGAGGACATCAAGGTTGGCGTGACCGTCGGCGAACATGCCCAGATCATGGAACAGGTCGCCAAGGTCGCCGAGACCAAGGGGCTGAACATCCAGATCATCGAATTCACCGACTATGTGATCCCGAACCAGGCGCTGAACGACGGCGACCTGCACGCGAACAGCTTTCAGCACCAGCCCTATCTGGACAACCAGATCAAGGACCGCGGCTTTGACCTGGTCGCCGTCGGCAAGACCATCACCACCCCCATGGGCGTCTATTCCGACAAGCTGAAGTCGCTTGACGACCTGGCCGAGGGCGCCAAGGTCGCCATCCCCAACGATCCGACCAACGGCGGCCGGGCCTTGCTGTTGTTGCAGGAAAAGGGGCTGATCAAGCTGGCCGAGGGCACCGGCCTCACCCCGACCCCGCTGGATGTGACGGAAAACAGCCGCGGTCTGAAATTCCTGGAGCTGGATGCCGCGCAGCTGCCGCGGGCGCTGGCCGATGCCGACATCGCGGTGATCAACACCAATTTCGCGCTCGAGGCCGGGTTGAACCCCGAAAAGGACGCCATCGCCATCGAGGCGGCCGAAAGCCCCTATGCCAATATCATCGTGGTGCGCAGCGCCGACAAGGATGCACCCTGGGCCAAGGCCCTGGTCGAGGCCTACCACTCGGATGAGGTCAAGGCCTATATCCAGGGCAAATACACCGGCGCGGTGATCCCCGCCTGGTAA
- a CDS encoding FAD-binding oxidoreductase: protein MLNPADESLAARLPAGVLRPVTPAYVEEPRGRYHGQAGLVAAPRSTAEVAQIVRACAAARVGIIARGGGTGLVGGQVMTHGPAPLLLSLERMTALRGLWPEENVMIVEAGMTLQSARDAAQQAGRLFPLSLASQGTATIGGNLATNAGGVTALRYGTARALCLGIEAVLPDGSIVQDLKRLRKDNTGYDIRDLLIGAEGSLGIITAASLKLVLPPPNVGVALLQVPDPAGALRLLALAEGRMAGCVTAFELIGGQGLAFLAEVLPEIRQPLPGVPWSVLIEVGLPQGLAPQAALEGLLDEAMQRDLVVDGVIAQSGQQAQDFWNLREHIPEANRRIGAIASHDISLPLSEIPGFIADADRVLAGAGVRINCFGHLGDGNLHFNLFPAPGRGRAEYDGQRAALSQQVHQMVVDRGGSFSAEHGIGRLKVADLERWADPARLAVMRALKSTLDPQGIMNPGAVLSPAVAPGPGAGDPDKPSPAAG from the coding sequence ATGCTCAATCCTGCCGATGAATCCCTGGCCGCGCGGCTGCCTGCGGGGGTGCTGCGTCCCGTGACCCCCGCCTATGTCGAAGAGCCGCGCGGCCGCTATCACGGTCAAGCCGGTCTGGTCGCCGCCCCGCGCAGCACCGCCGAGGTGGCCCAGATCGTGCGCGCCTGTGCCGCTGCGCGGGTGGGCATCATCGCCCGCGGCGGCGGCACCGGGCTGGTGGGCGGTCAGGTGATGACCCACGGCCCCGCGCCCCTGCTGCTGTCGCTCGAGCGGATGACCGCCCTGCGCGGCCTGTGGCCCGAGGAAAACGTGATGATCGTCGAGGCCGGCATGACCCTGCAGTCGGCGCGCGATGCGGCACAGCAGGCGGGGCGGCTGTTTCCGCTGTCGCTGGCGTCGCAGGGCACCGCGACCATTGGCGGCAATCTGGCCACCAATGCCGGCGGGGTCACGGCGCTGCGCTATGGCACCGCGCGCGCACTGTGCCTGGGGATCGAGGCGGTGCTGCCCGACGGTTCGATCGTTCAGGACCTGAAACGGTTGCGCAAGGACAACACCGGCTATGACATTCGTGATCTGCTGATCGGGGCCGAGGGCAGCCTGGGCATCATCACCGCCGCCAGTCTGAAGCTGGTGTTGCCGCCGCCGAATGTCGGGGTGGCGCTGTTGCAGGTGCCCGACCCGGCGGGGGCCCTGCGCCTGCTGGCCCTGGCCGAGGGGCGTATGGCCGGCTGTGTCACCGCTTTCGAGCTGATCGGCGGCCAGGGTCTGGCCTTTCTGGCCGAGGTTCTGCCCGAAATCCGTCAGCCCTTGCCCGGGGTGCCGTGGTCGGTGCTGATCGAGGTCGGCCTGCCGCAGGGGCTTGCGCCGCAGGCCGCGCTGGAAGGCCTGCTGGACGAGGCCATGCAGCGCGATCTGGTCGTGGATGGGGTCATCGCGCAATCGGGTCAGCAGGCCCAGGATTTCTGGAACCTGCGCGAGCACATCCCCGAGGCGAACCGTCGCATCGGTGCCATCGCCAGCCATGACATCAGCCTGCCGTTGTCGGAAATCCCGGGCTTTATCGCCGATGCCGACCGCGTGCTGGCGGGCGCAGGGGTGCGGATCAACTGCTTTGGCCATCTGGGCGATGGCAACCTGCATTTCAACCTGTTCCCGGCGCCCGGGCGCGGCCGGGCCGAATACGACGGCCAGCGCGCGGCACTGTCGCAGCAGGTGCATCAGATGGTGGTGGATCGGGGCGGGTCATTTTCGGCCGAACACGGCATTGGTCGGCTGAAGGTGGCCGATCTGGAACGCTGGGCCGATCCGGCGCGGCTGGCGGTCATGCGCGCGTTGAAATCGACGCTGGACCCGCAAGGCATCATGAATCCCGGAGCGGTGCTTTCGCCAGCTGTGGCGCCAGGGCCTGGCGCAGGTGATCCAGATAAGCCGTCACCCGCGGCGGGATGA
- a CDS encoding M16 family metallopeptidase — protein sequence MPGLHSAAIGIWVNAGCRDERAEQNGIAHFLEHMAFKGTASRSALEIVEAIENVGGYINAYTSRDVTSYYARVLAGDVSLALDVISDIVLNPIFEPREIEVERGVILQEIGQSLDTPDDVIFDWLQEAAYPDQPMGRTILGPAERVSHFGREDLAGFIGEHYGPERMIVAAAGAVDHDRILRQVEAIFGHLAARPRTTREPARWQGAEARHIKGLEQAHFALAFEGPGYQAPDFYAAQIMTSALGGGMSSRLFQKLREEKGLCYSIFAQSGFHDDTGMITIYAGTSGEQIADLAHLTIDEIKRSAEDMTEAEVARARAQLKAGLLMGLESPTGQAERMARSLAIWGRVPDPTEVAERIDAVTVADIRNHAQSLIARARPALALYGPVAGAPSREALSERLAA from the coding sequence ATGCCCGGCCTGCATTCGGCCGCCATCGGCATCTGGGTCAACGCCGGCTGCCGGGACGAACGCGCCGAACAGAACGGCATCGCGCATTTCCTGGAACACATGGCGTTCAAGGGCACCGCAAGCCGCAGCGCGCTCGAGATCGTCGAGGCGATCGAGAATGTCGGCGGCTACATCAACGCCTATACCTCGCGCGATGTCACCAGCTATTACGCGCGGGTGCTGGCGGGGGATGTATCGCTGGCGCTGGACGTGATTTCCGACATCGTGCTGAACCCGATCTTCGAGCCGCGCGAGATCGAGGTCGAGCGCGGGGTGATCCTGCAGGAAATCGGCCAGTCGCTGGACACGCCCGATGATGTGATCTTCGACTGGCTGCAAGAGGCGGCCTATCCCGACCAGCCCATGGGCCGCACCATCCTGGGGCCGGCCGAACGGGTCAGCCATTTCGGGCGCGAGGATCTTGCCGGGTTCATCGGCGAACATTACGGCCCGGAACGGATGATCGTGGCGGCGGCCGGCGCCGTCGATCACGACCGGATCCTGCGCCAGGTCGAGGCGATCTTTGGCCATCTGGCGGCGCGTCCGCGCACCACGCGCGAGCCTGCCCGCTGGCAGGGGGCCGAGGCGCGCCACATCAAGGGCCTGGAACAGGCCCATTTCGCCCTGGCATTCGAGGGGCCTGGGTATCAAGCCCCCGACTTCTACGCCGCGCAGATCATGACCTCGGCGCTTGGCGGCGGCATGTCGTCGCGCCTGTTCCAGAAGCTGCGCGAGGAAAAGGGCCTGTGCTATTCGATATTCGCGCAATCGGGTTTTCACGATGATACCGGCATGATCACCATCTATGCCGGCACCTCGGGCGAGCAGATCGCCGATCTGGCGCATCTGACGATCGATGAAATCAAGCGTTCGGCCGAGGACATGACCGAGGCCGAGGTGGCGCGCGCCCGCGCCCAGCTGAAGGCGGGTTTGCTGATGGGGCTGGAAAGCCCGACCGGCCAGGCCGAGCGCATGGCGCGGTCGTTGGCGATCTGGGGGCGCGTGCCCGATCCGACCGAAGTGGCCGAGCGTATCGACGCGGTGACGGTTGCCGACATTCGCAACCATGCGCAATCGCTGATCGCACGGGCCCGTCCGGCGCTGGCGCTATACGGGCCGGTGGCGGGCGCCCCAAGCCGCGAGGCACTGTCCGAAAGGCTTGCCGCCTGA
- a CDS encoding methionine ABC transporter ATP-binding protein encodes MAEPAISFRGVTRRYPQKGGGDVVALHDIDLDVPQGAITGIIGRSGAGKSTLLRMVNGLERPSSGQVLVNGHDVGAASDVALRAIRREVGMIFQHFNLLSSRTVAENIALPLEIAGEPAEGIAPRVAELIERVGLTAQAGRYPAELSGGQKQRVGIARALATGPRVLLSDEATSALDPDTTRQVLDLLRDINRDLGLTILLITHEMAVVRDICSHVAVIESGRIVEAGETYGVFSRPQHPTTRSFLQGVTSVAIPQFVAKLLTDSPQTADAEAVVQITFTGQHATDPMLARLTAEHGVSVNILAGAIEEIGTQPFGSLIVGLPAGRLAQSQAFLEQHGLMTEVLGYVG; translated from the coding sequence ATGGCCGAGCCAGCAATCTCATTCCGGGGGGTGACACGTCGCTATCCGCAAAAGGGCGGCGGCGATGTGGTGGCCCTGCATGACATCGACCTTGACGTGCCCCAGGGCGCGATCACCGGTATCATCGGCCGCTCGGGCGCGGGCAAATCCACGCTCTTGCGGATGGTGAACGGGCTTGAGCGTCCCTCGTCCGGGCAGGTGCTGGTCAATGGCCATGACGTCGGCGCCGCAAGCGACGTGGCCTTGCGCGCAATCCGGCGCGAGGTCGGGATGATCTTTCAGCACTTCAACCTGCTCTCTTCGCGCACGGTTGCCGAAAACATCGCCCTGCCGCTGGAAATCGCCGGCGAGCCGGCCGAAGGCATCGCCCCCCGTGTGGCCGAACTGATCGAGCGCGTCGGCCTGACCGCCCAGGCCGGGCGCTATCCGGCGGAACTGTCGGGCGGGCAGAAACAGCGCGTGGGCATCGCCCGCGCGCTGGCGACCGGGCCCCGCGTGCTGCTGTCGGACGAGGCAACGTCGGCGCTGGATCCCGATACCACCCGGCAGGTTCTGGACCTGCTGCGCGACATCAACCGCGATCTGGGCCTGACCATCCTGCTCATCACCCATGAAATGGCGGTGGTGCGCGACATCTGCAGCCATGTGGCGGTGATCGAATCCGGGCGCATCGTCGAGGCAGGCGAAACCTACGGGGTATTCTCGCGCCCGCAGCACCCGACCACACGCAGTTTCCTGCAAGGCGTGACCAGCGTCGCCATTCCGCAATTCGTGGCCAAGCTGCTGACCGACAGCCCGCAGACCGCGGATGCCGAGGCGGTGGTTCAGATCACCTTCACCGGCCAGCACGCCACCGACCCGATGCTGGCGCGACTGACCGCCGAACATGGCGTCAGCGTCAATATCCTGGCCGGCGCCATCGAGGAAATCGGCACCCAGCCCTTTGGCAGCCTGATCGTCGGCCTGCCCGCCGGACGGCTGGCGCAATCGCAGGCGTTTCTGGAACAACACGGGCTTATGACCGAGGTGCTGGGCTATGTCGGCTAA